In one Brienomyrus brachyistius isolate T26 chromosome 5, BBRACH_0.4, whole genome shotgun sequence genomic region, the following are encoded:
- the LOC125742403 gene encoding WD repeat domain phosphoinositide-interacting protein 2-like — MNLASQSGEAGGCQLLFANFNQDNTSLAVGTKSGYKFFSLSSVDKLEQIYECTDTEDVSIVERLFSSSLVAIVSLKAPRKLKVCHFKKGTEICNYSYSNTILAVKLNRQRLIVCLEESLYIHNIRDMKVLHTIRETPPNPSGLCALSISNDNCYLAYPGSATIGEVQVFDTINLRAANMIPAHDSPLAALAFDANGTKLATASEKGTVIRVFSIPEGQKLFEFRRGVKRCVSICSLAFSMEGLYLSASSNTETVHIFKLELQKEKPQEEPTTWTGYFGKVLMASTSYLPAQVTEMFNQGRAFATVRLPFSGHKNICSLAIIQKIPRLLVASADGYLYMYNLDPQEGGECSLMKQHKLDGSTEPPNEILEPTNHERPLVAQTYSVPLAKGYSEDQGAVGGPGVEDDMSSLRLEEESEQPPMILLE; from the exons ATGAACCTGGCCAGCCAGAGCGGGGAGGCCGGCGGCTGCCAGCTCCTCTTCGCTAACTTCAACCAGGACAACAC GTCCCTAGCAGTTGGAACAAAATCTGGATACAAATTTTTCTCACTGTCCTCAGTGGATAAGTTGGAACAGATATATGAATGCA CTGACACTGAGGATGTGAGCATTGTGGAAAGACTCTTCTCCAGTAGCCTTGTTGCCATCGTAAGCCTTAAAGCTCCCCGGAAGCTTAAAGTGTGTCACTTTAAGAAAGGGACAGAGATTTGCAACTACAGTTACTCCAACACTATTTTGGCTGTCAAGCTCAACAGACAG AGGTTGATAGTATGTTTGGAGGAATCGCTTTATATCCACAACATCAGGGATATGAAAGTGCTGCACACCATCCGGGAAACACCTCCGAACCCTTCAG gGCTTTGTGCGCTGTCTATTAGCAATGACAATTGCTATCTGGCATATCCAGGAAGTGCCACAATAGGAGAAGTTCAGGTTTTTGACACGATCAATCTG CGGGCCGCTAACATGATTCCAGCCCATGACAGCCCCTTGGCGGCGCTGGCCTTTGACGCGAACGGCACAAAACTTGCCACAGCCTCCGAGAAG GGGACTGTGATTCGAGTGTTTTCCATTCCAGAGGGTCAGAAGCTCTTTGAATTCCGGAGGGGAGTGAAGAG ATGtgtcagcatctgttctctcgCCTTCAGTATGGAAGGCCTGTACCTGTCTGCCTCCAGCAACACTGAGACTGTACATATTTTCAAGCTGGAGTTGCAAAAAGAAAA GCCACAGGAGGAGCCAACAACCTGGACGGGGTACTTTGGGAAGGTGCTGATGGCATCTACAAGCTACTTACCCGCCCAGGTCACGGAGATGTTTAACCAGGGCAGGGCCTTCGCTACAGTCaggctgcccttttctgggcACAAGAATATCTGTTCGCTGGCCAT AATTCAGAAGATACCGCGGCTCCTGGTGGCCTCTGCGGACGGATACCTTTACATGTACAACCTGGACCCGCAGGAGGGGGGCGAGTGCTCACTAATGAAACAGCACAA ATTGGATGGCAGCACGGAGCCGCCCAATGAAATTCTGGAACCAACCAATCACGAGCGTCCACTTGTGGCACAGACCTATAGTGTGCCATTAGCCAAAG GTTATTCGGAGGACCAGGGGGCTGTCGGAGGCCCCGGTGTGGAAGATGACATGAGTTCCCTGCGACTGGAAGAAGAGAGTGAACAACCCCCCATGATCCTTTTAGAGTGA